The nucleotide sequence CATGGAGCTGTCGGCGGCGAAGGGCCTCGACGTCGACCAGCCGCGCAACCTGGCCAAGTCCGTCACCGTCGAGTGACGCCGTGATCGCCGGCATCGGGGTCGACGTGGTCGATCTGGCCCGCTTCGAGCGGTCGATCGCCCGCACGCCGAAGCTGCGCGACCGGCTGTTCACCGAGGCGGAGCGCCTGCTTCCCGTGCACTCGCTCGCAGCCCGGTTCGCCGCGAAAGAGGCGCTGATCAAGGCGCTCGGCGGCTCTGAGGGCGTGCGCTGGCACGACATGGAGATCGTCCCCGACGAGGAGAGGAACCCCGGTTTCGTGTTGCACAACGTCGTCGAGGCGCAGGTCCGCGAGCGTGGCATCGTGCGCATCCACGTGTCGATGACGCATGACGCCGGCGTCGCGACGGCGTTCGTCGTGACGGAGTGCGCGCCGTGACCGCGGTGTTCCGGGAGCGGGTCGTCGACCTGGATGCGGTGACGGCGAACGTCGCAC is from Leifsonia sp. 466MF and encodes:
- a CDS encoding holo-ACP synthase; this encodes MIAGIGVDVVDLARFERSIARTPKLRDRLFTEAERLLPVHSLAARFAAKEALIKALGGSEGVRWHDMEIVPDEERNPGFVLHNVVEAQVRERGIVRIHVSMTHDAGVATAFVVTECAP